Proteins encoded within one genomic window of Macaca fascicularis isolate 582-1 chromosome 16, T2T-MFA8v1.1:
- the DDX42 gene encoding ATP-dependent RNA helicase DDX42 isoform X2: MAENPTAGMVQEEEEDNLEYDSDGNPIAPTKKIIDPLPPIDHSEIDYPPFEKNFYNEHEEITNLTPQQLIDLRHKLNLRVSGAAPPRPGSSFAHFGFDEQLMHQIRKSEYTQPTPIQCQGVPVALSGRDMIGIAKTGSGKTAAFIWPMLIHIMDQKELEPGDGPIAVIVCPTRELCQQIHAECKRFGKAYNLRSVAVYGGGSMWEQAKALQEGAEIVVCTPGRLIDHVKKKATNLQRVSYLVFDEADRMFDMGFEYQVRSIASHVRPDRQTLLFSATFRKKIEKLARDILIDPIRVVQGDIGEANEDVTQIVEILHSGPSKWNWLTRRLVEFTSSGSVLLFVTKKANAEELANNLKQEGHNLGLLHGDMDQSERNKVISDFKKKDIPVLVATDVAARGLDIPSIKTVINYDVARDIDTHTHRIGRTGRAGEKGVAYTLLTPKDSNFAGDLVRNLEGANQHVSKELLDLAMQNAWFRKSRFKGGKGKKLNIGGGGLGYRERPGLGSENMDRGNNNVMSNYEAYKPSTGAMGDRLTAMKAAFQSQYKSHFVAASLSNQKAGSSAAGASGWTSAGSLNSVPTNSAQQGHNSPDSPVASATKGIPGFGNTGNISGAPVTYPSAGAQGVNNTASGNNSREGTGGGNGKRERYENRGSSRHSHGETGNRHSDGPRHGDGGRHGDGYRHPESSSRHTDGHRHGENRHGGSAGRHGENRGANDGRNGESRKEACNRESKMEPKMEPKVDSSKMDKVDSKTDKTADGFAVPEPPKRKKSRWDS, from the exons ATGGCAGAAAACCCAACTGCTGGTATGGttcaggaggaagaggaagacaatCTAGAATATGATAGTGACGGAAATCCAATTGCACCTACCAAAAAAATAATTGATCCTCTTCCCCCCATTGATCATTCAGAG ATTGACTATCCACCATTTGAAAAAAACTTTTACAATGAGCATGAAGAGATAACCAACCTCACTCCACAGCAGTTAATAGATCTCCGACATAAGCTCAATCTTCGG GTCTCTGGTGCTGCACCTCCTAGACCAGGAAGTAGCTTTGCTCATTTTGGGTTTGACGAACAACTTATGCACCAGATTCGGAAATCTGAATACACACAGCCCACTCCAATACAGTGTCAG GGTGTGCCTGTGGCATTGAGTGGTAGAGACATGATTGGTATTGCTAAAACAGGTAGTGGGAAAACTGCAGCCTTCATATGGCCCATGTTGATTCATATAATGGACCAGAAGGAGTTGGAACCAGGTGATGGACCAATTGCAGTGATTGTGTGTCCTACCAGGGAGCTTTGCCAGCAG ATCCATGCAGAATGTAAGCGGTTTGGAAAAGCATATAATCTTCGATCAGTGGCCGTATATGGAGGAGGGAGTATGTGGGAGCAGGCCAAGGCCCTTCAGGAGGGGGCAGAGATTGTTGTGTGTACCCCA GGTCGACTGATTGATCATGTGAAAAAGAAAGCTACCAATCTTCAAAGAGTCTCTTACCTTGTGTTTGATGAAGCAGATCGAATGTTTGACATGGGATTTG AGTACCAAGTTCGATCCATAGCAAGTCATGTTCGTCCTGACAGACAGA CTCTCTTATTTAGTGCAACTTTTCGGAAAAAGATTGAAAAGTTGGCCAGAGACATCCTGATCGACCCTATTCGAGTGGTGCAGGGAGATATTGGAGAG gCAAATGAAGATGTGACACAGATTGTGGAGATTCTCCATTCTGGACCTAGTAAATGGAACTGGCTTACCCGGCGTCTGGTAGAGTTTACCTCTTCAGGGAGTGTCCTCCTCTTTGTTACTAAAAAAGCCAATGCTGAAGAGCTAGCGAATAACCTTAAACAGGAGGGTCATAATCTTGGGCTGCTCCATGGGGATATGGATCAGAGTGAGAGAAACAAGGTCATTTCAGACTTTAAGAAAAAGGACATCCCAGTCCTGGTGGCCACAGATGTTGCAG CCCGTGGTCTGGACATTCCTTCAATTAAGACTGTCATTAACTATGATGTGGCACGAGACATTGATACTCACACGCATAGGATTGGCCGCACGGGAAGAGCGGGTGAGAAAGGTGTGGCCTATACCCTGCTCACTCCCAAGGACAGCAATTTTGCTGGTGACCTGGTCCGGAACTTAGAAGGAGCCAATCAACACGTTTCTAAGGAACTCCTAGATCTGGCAATGCAG AATGCCTGGTTTCGGAAATCTCGATtcaaaggagggaaaggaaaaaagctgAACATTGGTGGAGGAGGCCTAGGCTATAGGGAGCGGCCTGGCCTGGGCTCTGAGAACATG gacCGAGGAAATAACAATGTAATGAGCAATTATGAGGCCTACAAGCCTTCCACAGGAGCTATGGGAGATCGACTAACGGCAATGAAAGCAGCTTTCCAG tcACAGTACAAGAGTCACTTTGTTGCAGCCAGTTTAAGTAATCAGAAGGCTGGAAGCTCTGCTGCTGGGGCAAGTGGGTGGACTAGCGCAGGGAGCTTGAATTCTGTTCCAACTAACTCAGCACAACAGGGCCATAACAGTCCTGACAGCCCTGTTGCCAGTGCCACCAAGGGCATTCCAGGCTTTGGCAATACTGGCAACATCAGTGGTGCCCCTGTGACCTACCCATCTGCTGGAGCCCAGGGAGTCAACAACACAGCTTCAGGGAATAACAGCCGAGAAGGGACTGGGGGCGGCAACGGGAAAAGAGAGAGATATGAGAACCGGGGCAGCAGCCGTCACAGTCACGGAGAGACTGGCAATCGGCATAGCGATGGCCCACGTCATGGAGATGGTGGTCGCCATGGAGATGGATACCGCCACCCAGAAAGCAGCAGCCGTCACACTGATGGCCATCGGCATGGAGAGAACAGACATGGAGGAAGCGCAGGCCGGCATGGGGAGAACCGGGGTGCAAATGACGGTCGGAatggggaaagcaggaaagaagctTGTAATCGTGAGAGCAAGATGGAGCCCAAGATGGAACCCAAAGTGGACAGCAGCAAGATGGACAAGGTGGACAGCAAGACAGATAAGACAGCTGATGGCTTTGCTGTCCCAGAGCCGCCTAAACGCAAGAAAAGTCGATGGGACAGTTAG
- the FTSJ3 gene encoding pre-rRNA 2'-O-ribose RNA methyltransferase FTSJ3, with product MGKKGKVGKSRRDKFYHLAKETGYRSRSAFKLIQLNRRFQFLQKARALLDLCAAPGGWLQVAAKFMPVSSLIVGVDLVPIKPLPNVVTLQEDITTERCRQALRKELKTWKVDVVLNDGAPNVGASWVHDAYSQAHLTLMALRLACDFLARGGCFITKVFRSRDYQPLLWIFQQLFRRVQATKPQASRHESAEIFVVCQGFLAPDKVDSKFFDPKFAFKEVEVQAKTVTELVTKKKPKAEGYAEGDLTLYHRTSVTDFLRAANPVDFLSKASEIMVDDEELAQHPATTEDIRVCCQDIRVLGRKELRLLLNWRTKLRRYVAKKLKEQAKALDISLSSGEEDEGDEEDSTAGITKQPSKEEEEEEQLNQTLAEMKAQEVAELKRKKKKLLREQRKQRERMELKMDLPGISIADEGETGMFSLRTIRGHQLLEEVTQGDMSAADTFLSDLPRDDIYVSDVEDDGDDTSADSDLDPEELAGVRGHQDLRDQKRVRFTEVEDDKEEEEEENPLLVPLEEKAILQEEQANLWFSKGSFVGIEDDADEALEISQAQLLFESRRKGQQQQPQQLPQTLPSCLKTEIMSPLCRDEAPKGTEASSGTEAATGPEGEEEDGISDSDSSSSSEDEESREPLRGKKRSRGPKSDDNGFEIVPIEDPAKHRILDPEGLALGAVIASSKKAKRDLIDNSFNRYTFNEDEGELPEWFVQEEKQHRIRQLPIGKKEVEHYRKRWREINARPIKKVAEAKARKKRRMLKRLEQTRKKAEAVVNTVDISEREKVAQLRSLYKKAGFGKEKHHVTYVVAKKGVGRKVRRPAGVRGHFKVVDSRMKKDQRAQQRKEQKKKHKRK from the exons GCTGCAGGTAGCTGCCAAGTTTATGCCTGTATCCAGCCTTATTGTGG GAGTGGACCTGGTTCCAATCAAGCCTCTCCCCAATGTGGTGACTCTCCAGGAGGACATCACAACAGAACGTTGTAGGCAG gcCCTGAGGAAGGAGCTGAAGACCTGGAAGGTTGATGTTGTGCTCAATGATGGGGCCCCCAATGTGGGGGCTAGCTGGGTCCATGATGCTTACTCACAAG CCCATTTGACACTGATGGCTCTGCGTTTGGCCTGTGACTTTTTGGCCCGGGGTGGCTGCTTCATCACAAAGGTTTTCCGTTCTCGTGACTATCAGCCTTTGCTATGGATCTTTCAGCAGCTGTTCCGCCGTGTCCAGGCCACCAAGCCCCAAGCCTCTCGCCACGAATCTGCAGAGATCTTTGTAGTCTGCCAAG GATTCCTGGCCCCTGACAAGGTTGACAGTAAATTCTTCGACCCCAAATTTGCCTTCAAGGAGGTTGAAGTTCAGGCTAAGACTGTTACTGAATTGGTGACTAAGAAGAAGCCAAAG GCTGAAGGCTATGCTGAGGGCGACCTCACTCTTTATCACCGTACCTCAGTCACTGACTTCCTCCGAGCTGCCAACCCTGTCGACTTCCTGTCTAAGGCCAGCGAA ATCATGGTAGATGATGAAGAGTTGGCACAGCATCCAGCTACCACTGAAGACATACGGGTGTGCTGTCAGGACATCAGAGTGTTGGGGCGCAAGGAGCTCAG GTTGCTACTAAACTGGAGAACAAAACTTCGGCGATATGTGGCCAAGAAGCTGAAAGAACAAGCAAAGGCACTGGACATCAG CCTCAGCTCTGGAGAGGAAGATGAAGGTGATGAGGAGGACTCAACAGCTGGGATCACAAAGCAGCCCtctaaggaggaggaggaggaggaacaacTGAACCAGACCCTGGCAGAAATGAAGGCCCAGGAGGTGGCGGAATTGAAGAG gaagaaaaagaagctgCTGCGTGAGCAGAGAAAGCAGCGGGAACGTATGGAGCTGAAGATGGATCTGCCTGGGATTTCCATTGCAGACGAGGGGGAGACTGGCATGTTCTCCTTGCGCACCATCCGGGGTCACCAG CTATTAGAGGAAGTAACACAAGGGGATATGAGTGCAGCAGACACATTTCTGTCCGATCTGCCGAGGGATGACATCTATGTGTCAGATGTTGAGGACGACGGTGATGACACATCTGCAGATAGTGACCTGGATCCAGAGGAGCTGGCAGGAGTCAGGGGACATCAGGATCTAAGGGACCAAAAGCG TGTGCGATTTACTGAAGTAGAAGATgataaagaggaggaggaggaggagaatccACTGCTGGTACCACTGGAAGAAAAGGCAATACTGCAGGAAGAACAAGCCAACTTGTGGTTCTCAAAG GGCAGCTTTGTTGGGATTGAGGATGATGCAGATGAGGCCCTCGAGATCAGTCAGGCCCAGCTATTGTTTGAGAGCCGGCGCAAgggacagcagcagcagccacagcagctGCCACAGACACTGCCTTCCTGTTTGAAGACTGAGATAATGTCTCCCCTGTGTCGAGATGAAGCCCCTAAGGGAACAGAGGCTTCTTCGGGGACAGAAGCTGCCACTGGTCctgaaggggaagaagaggatgGCATCTCAGACAGTGATAGCAGTAgtagcagtgaggatgaagaGAG CCGGGAACCCCTCCGTGGTAAGAAGCGAAGTCGTGGGCCTAAGTCAGATGATAACGGGTTTGAGATAGTGCCTATCGAGGACCCAG CAAAACATCGGATACTGGACCCTGAAGGCCTTGCTCTAGGTGCTGTTATTGCCTCTTCCAAAAAGGCCAAGAGAGATCTCATAGATAATTCCTTCAACCG GTACACATTTAATGAGGATGAGGGGGAGCTTCCAGAGTGGTTTGTGCAAGAGGAAAAGCAGCACCGAATACGACAGTTGCCTATTGGTAAGAAGGAGGTGGAGCATTACCGGAAACGCTGGCGGGAAATCAATGCCCGTCCCATCAAGAAGGTGGCTGAGGCTAAGgctagaaagaaaaggagg ATGCTGAAGAGGCTGGAGCAGACCAGGAAGAAGGCAGAAGCCGTGGTGAACACAGTGGACATCTCAGAACGAGAGAAAGTGGCACAGCTGAGAAG TCTCTACAAGAAGGCTGGGTTTGGCAAGGAGAAACACCATGTCACCTATGTTGTAGCCAAAAAAGGTGTGGGCCGCAAAGTGCGCCGGCCAGCTGGAGTCAGAGGTCATTTCAAGGTGGTGGACTCAAGGATGAAGAAGGACCAAAGAGCACAGCAACgtaaggaacaaaagaaaaaacacaaacgGAAGTAA
- the DDX42 gene encoding ATP-dependent RNA helicase DDX42 isoform X1, with the protein MNWNKGGPGTKRGFGFGGFAISAGKKEEPKLPQQSHSAFGATSSSSGFGKSAPPQLPSFYKIGSKRANFDEENAYFEDEEEDSSNVDLPYIPAENSPTRQQFHSKPVDSDSDDDPLEAFMAEVEDQAARDMKRLEEKDKERKNVKGIRDDIEEEDDQEAYFRYMAENPTAGMVQEEEEDNLEYDSDGNPIAPTKKIIDPLPPIDHSEIDYPPFEKNFYNEHEEITNLTPQQLIDLRHKLNLRVSGAAPPRPGSSFAHFGFDEQLMHQIRKSEYTQPTPIQCQGVPVALSGRDMIGIAKTGSGKTAAFIWPMLIHIMDQKELEPGDGPIAVIVCPTRELCQQIHAECKRFGKAYNLRSVAVYGGGSMWEQAKALQEGAEIVVCTPGRLIDHVKKKATNLQRVSYLVFDEADRMFDMGFEYQVRSIASHVRPDRQTLLFSATFRKKIEKLARDILIDPIRVVQGDIGEANEDVTQIVEILHSGPSKWNWLTRRLVEFTSSGSVLLFVTKKANAEELANNLKQEGHNLGLLHGDMDQSERNKVISDFKKKDIPVLVATDVAARGLDIPSIKTVINYDVARDIDTHTHRIGRTGRAGEKGVAYTLLTPKDSNFAGDLVRNLEGANQHVSKELLDLAMQNAWFRKSRFKGGKGKKLNIGGGGLGYRERPGLGSENMDRGNNNVMSNYEAYKPSTGAMGDRLTAMKAAFQSQYKSHFVAASLSNQKAGSSAAGASGWTSAGSLNSVPTNSAQQGHNSPDSPVASATKGIPGFGNTGNISGAPVTYPSAGAQGVNNTASGNNSREGTGGGNGKRERYENRGSSRHSHGETGNRHSDGPRHGDGGRHGDGYRHPESSSRHTDGHRHGENRHGGSAGRHGENRGANDGRNGESRKEACNRESKMEPKMEPKVDSSKMDKVDSKTDKTADGFAVPEPPKRKKSRWDS; encoded by the exons CTAttttgaagatgaggaagaagacTCTAGCAATGTTGATTTACCTTACATTCCTGCTGAAAACTCACCAACTCGCCAGCAATTCCATTCCAAGCCAGTAGATTCTGACAGTGATGATGATCCCTTGGAGGCATTCATGGCTGAAGTGGAG GATCAGGCAGCTAGAGACATGAAGAGGCTtgaagaaaaggacaaagaaagaaaaaatgtaaa GGGTATTCGAGATGACATTGAAGAGGAAGATGACCAA GAAGCTTATTTTCGATACATGGCAGAAAACCCAACTGCTGGTATGGttcaggaggaagaggaagacaatCTAGAATATGATAGTGACGGAAATCCAATTGCACCTACCAAAAAAATAATTGATCCTCTTCCCCCCATTGATCATTCAGAG ATTGACTATCCACCATTTGAAAAAAACTTTTACAATGAGCATGAAGAGATAACCAACCTCACTCCACAGCAGTTAATAGATCTCCGACATAAGCTCAATCTTCGG GTCTCTGGTGCTGCACCTCCTAGACCAGGAAGTAGCTTTGCTCATTTTGGGTTTGACGAACAACTTATGCACCAGATTCGGAAATCTGAATACACACAGCCCACTCCAATACAGTGTCAG GGTGTGCCTGTGGCATTGAGTGGTAGAGACATGATTGGTATTGCTAAAACAGGTAGTGGGAAAACTGCAGCCTTCATATGGCCCATGTTGATTCATATAATGGACCAGAAGGAGTTGGAACCAGGTGATGGACCAATTGCAGTGATTGTGTGTCCTACCAGGGAGCTTTGCCAGCAG ATCCATGCAGAATGTAAGCGGTTTGGAAAAGCATATAATCTTCGATCAGTGGCCGTATATGGAGGAGGGAGTATGTGGGAGCAGGCCAAGGCCCTTCAGGAGGGGGCAGAGATTGTTGTGTGTACCCCA GGTCGACTGATTGATCATGTGAAAAAGAAAGCTACCAATCTTCAAAGAGTCTCTTACCTTGTGTTTGATGAAGCAGATCGAATGTTTGACATGGGATTTG AGTACCAAGTTCGATCCATAGCAAGTCATGTTCGTCCTGACAGACAGA CTCTCTTATTTAGTGCAACTTTTCGGAAAAAGATTGAAAAGTTGGCCAGAGACATCCTGATCGACCCTATTCGAGTGGTGCAGGGAGATATTGGAGAG gCAAATGAAGATGTGACACAGATTGTGGAGATTCTCCATTCTGGACCTAGTAAATGGAACTGGCTTACCCGGCGTCTGGTAGAGTTTACCTCTTCAGGGAGTGTCCTCCTCTTTGTTACTAAAAAAGCCAATGCTGAAGAGCTAGCGAATAACCTTAAACAGGAGGGTCATAATCTTGGGCTGCTCCATGGGGATATGGATCAGAGTGAGAGAAACAAGGTCATTTCAGACTTTAAGAAAAAGGACATCCCAGTCCTGGTGGCCACAGATGTTGCAG CCCGTGGTCTGGACATTCCTTCAATTAAGACTGTCATTAACTATGATGTGGCACGAGACATTGATACTCACACGCATAGGATTGGCCGCACGGGAAGAGCGGGTGAGAAAGGTGTGGCCTATACCCTGCTCACTCCCAAGGACAGCAATTTTGCTGGTGACCTGGTCCGGAACTTAGAAGGAGCCAATCAACACGTTTCTAAGGAACTCCTAGATCTGGCAATGCAG AATGCCTGGTTTCGGAAATCTCGATtcaaaggagggaaaggaaaaaagctgAACATTGGTGGAGGAGGCCTAGGCTATAGGGAGCGGCCTGGCCTGGGCTCTGAGAACATG gacCGAGGAAATAACAATGTAATGAGCAATTATGAGGCCTACAAGCCTTCCACAGGAGCTATGGGAGATCGACTAACGGCAATGAAAGCAGCTTTCCAG tcACAGTACAAGAGTCACTTTGTTGCAGCCAGTTTAAGTAATCAGAAGGCTGGAAGCTCTGCTGCTGGGGCAAGTGGGTGGACTAGCGCAGGGAGCTTGAATTCTGTTCCAACTAACTCAGCACAACAGGGCCATAACAGTCCTGACAGCCCTGTTGCCAGTGCCACCAAGGGCATTCCAGGCTTTGGCAATACTGGCAACATCAGTGGTGCCCCTGTGACCTACCCATCTGCTGGAGCCCAGGGAGTCAACAACACAGCTTCAGGGAATAACAGCCGAGAAGGGACTGGGGGCGGCAACGGGAAAAGAGAGAGATATGAGAACCGGGGCAGCAGCCGTCACAGTCACGGAGAGACTGGCAATCGGCATAGCGATGGCCCACGTCATGGAGATGGTGGTCGCCATGGAGATGGATACCGCCACCCAGAAAGCAGCAGCCGTCACACTGATGGCCATCGGCATGGAGAGAACAGACATGGAGGAAGCGCAGGCCGGCATGGGGAGAACCGGGGTGCAAATGACGGTCGGAatggggaaagcaggaaagaagctTGTAATCGTGAGAGCAAGATGGAGCCCAAGATGGAACCCAAAGTGGACAGCAGCAAGATGGACAAGGTGGACAGCAAGACAGATAAGACAGCTGATGGCTTTGCTGTCCCAGAGCCGCCTAAACGCAAGAAAAGTCGATGGGACAGTTAG